The following coding sequences are from one Procambarus clarkii isolate CNS0578487 chromosome 86, FALCON_Pclarkii_2.0, whole genome shotgun sequence window:
- the LOC138358812 gene encoding zonadhesin-like translates to MEGRLKVGNCKTTGMISWDGGWYWLKVGIVTVVVCSKPVVTCNKPVSACNKPVVTCNKPVSACNKPVSACNKPVSACNKPVSACNKPVSACNKPVSACNKPVSACNKPVSACNKPVSACNKPVSACNKPVSACSKPVVTCSKPVVTCNKPVSACNKPVSACSKPVVTCNKPVSACNKPVSACNKPVSACNKPVSACNKPVSACNKPVSACNKPVSACNKPVSACNKPVLACNKPVSACNKPVSACNKPVSACNKPVSACNKPVSACNKPVVACNKPVSACNKRVVTCNKPVASCNKPVVP, encoded by the coding sequence ATGGAGGGAAGACTTAAAGTGGGAAACTGCAAGACAACAGGAATGATCTCTTGGGACGGAGGGTGGTACTGGTTGAAGGTTGGTATTGTGACAGTAGTGGTGTGCAGTAAGCCAGTAGTGACGTGCAATAAGCCAGTATCGGCGTGCAATAAGCCAGTAGTGACGTGCAATAAGCCAGTATCGGCGTGCAATAAGCCAGTATCGGCGTGCAATAAGCCAGTATCGGCGTGCAATAAGCCAGTATCGGCGTGCAATAAGCCAGTATCGGCGTGCAATAAGCCAGTATCGGCTTGCAATAAGCCAGTATCGGCGTGCAATAAGCCAGTATCGGCGTGCAATAAACCAGTATCGGCGTGCAATAAGCCAGTATCGGCGTGCAATAAGCCAGTATCGGCGTGCAGTAAGCCAGTAGTGACGTGCAGTAAGCCAGTAGTGACGTGCAATAAGCCAGTATCGGCGTGCAATAAGCCAGTATCGGCGTGCAGTAAGCCAGTAGTGACGTGCAATAAGCCAGTATCGGCGTGCAATAAGCCAGTATCGGCTTGCAATAAGCCAGTATCGGCGTGCAATAAGCCAGTATCGGCGTGCAATAAGCCAGTATCGGCGTGCAATAAGCCAGTATCGGCGTGCAATAAGCCAGTATCGGCGTGCAATAAGCCAGTATCGGCGTGCAATAAGCCAGTATTGGCGTGCAATAAGCCAGTATCGGCGTGCAATAAGCCAGTATCGGCGTGCAATAAGCCAGTATCGGCGTGCAATAAGCCAGTATCGGCTTGCAATAAGCCAGTATCGGCGTGCAATAAGCCAGTAGTGGCGTGCAATAAACCCGTATCGGCGTGCAATAAGAGAGTCGTGACGTGCAATAAGCCAGTAGCGTCGTGCAATAAGCCAGTAGTGCCGTAA
- the LOC123769335 gene encoding putative uncharacterized protein DDB_G0286901: protein MNRSANNGCMNGSANNGSMNGSANNGSMNGSANNGCMNRSANNGCMNGSANNGSMNGSANNGCMNGSANNGCMNGSANNGCMNGSANNGCMNGSANNGCMNGSANNGCINGSANNGCMNGSANNGCMNGSANNGCMNGSANNGCMNGSANNGCMNGSANNGSMNGSANNGCINGSANNGCMNGSANNGCMNGSANNGCMNGSANNGSMNGSANNGSMNGSANNGCMNGSANKGCMNGSANNGCMNGSANNGCMNGSANNGCMNGSANNGCMNGSANNGCMNRSANNGCMNGSANNGSMNGSANNGCMNGSANNGCMNGSANNGCMNGSANNGCMNGSANNGYEWFS, encoded by the coding sequence ATGAATCGTTCAGCTAATAATGGCTGCATGAATGGTTCAGCTAATAATGGCTCTATGAATGGTTCAGCTAATAATGGCTCTATGAATGGTTCAGCTAATAATGGCTGTATGAATCGTTCAGCTAATAATGGCTGCATGAATGGTTCAGCTAATAATGGCTCTATGAATGGTTCAGCTAATAATGGCTGTATGAATGGTTCAGCTAATAATGGCTGCATGAATGGTTCAGCTAATAATGGCTGTATGAATGGTTCAGCTAATAATGGCTGTATGAATGGTTCAGCTAATAATGGCTGTATGAATGGTTCAGCTAATAATGGCTGTATAAATGGTTCAGCTAATAATGGCTGTATGAATGGTTCAGCTAATAATGGCTGTATGAATGGTTCAGCTAATAATGGCTGTATGAATGGTTCAGCTAATAATGGCTGCATGAATGGTTCAGCTAATAATGGCTGTATGAATGGTTCAGCTAATAATGGCTCTATGAATGGTTCAGCTAATAATGGCTGTATAAATGGTTCAGCTAATAATGGCTGCATGAATGGTTCAGCTAATAATGGCTGTATGAATGGTTCAGCTAATAATGGCTGTATGAATGGTTCAGCTAATAATGGCTCTATGAATGGTTCAGCTAATAATGGCTCTATGAATGGTTCAGCTAATAATGGCTGCATGAATGGTTCAGCTAATAAAGGCTGCATGAATGGTTCAGCTAATAATGGCTGCATGAATGGTTCAGCTAATAATGGCTGCATGAATGGTTCAGCTAATAATGGGTGTATGAATGGTTCAGCTAATAATGGCTGCATGAATGGTTCAGCTAATAATGGCTGTATGAATCGTTCAGCTAATAATGGCTGCATGAATGGTTCAGCTAATAATGGCTCTATGAATGGTTCAGCTAATAATGGCTGTATGAATGGTTCAGCTAATAATGGCTGTATGAATGGTTCAGCTAATAATGGCTGTATGAATGGTTCAGCTAATAATGGCTGCATGAATGGTTCAGCTAATAATGGCTATGAATGGTTCAGCTAA
- the LOC138358811 gene encoding uncharacterized protein, with protein MAMNGSANNGCINGSANNGCMNRSANNGCMNGSANNGCMNGSANNGCMNGSANNGCMNGSANNGCMNGSANNGCMNGSANNGCMNGSANNGCMNGSANNGCMNGSANNGCMNGSANNGCMNGSANNGSMNGSANNGCMNGSANNGCMNGSANNGCMNGSANNGCMNGSANNGCMNGSANKGCMNGSANNGCMNGSANNGCINDSANNGCINGSANNGCMNGSANNGCMNGSANNGCINGSANNGGFELRSHDHRNHDYDISDRLSSFSSRTKTSNHAMALVPEQRNPVRFPKNEPPCSSSSEELHGGSEPFACNLKEPFACN; from the exons ATGGCTATGAATGGTTCAGCTAATAATGGCTGTATAAATGGTTCAGCTAATAATGGCTGTATGAATCGTTCAGCTAATAATGGCTGTATGAATGGTTCAGCTAATAATGGCTGTATGAATGGTTCAGCTAATAATGGCTGTATGAATGGTTCAGCTAATAATGGCTGTATGAATGGTTCAGCTAATAATGGCTGTATGAATGGTTCAGCTAATAATGGCTGTATGAATGGTTCAGCTAATAATGGCTGTATGAATGGTTCAGCTAATAATGGCTGTATGAATGGTTCAGCTAATAATGGCTGTATGAATGGTTCAGCTAATAATGGCTGTATGAATGGTTCAGCTAATAATGGCTGTATGAATGGTTCAGCTAATAATGGCTCTATGAATGGTTCAGCTAATAATGGCTGTATGAATGGTTCAGCTAATAATGGCTGTATGAATGGTTCAGCTAATAATGGCTGTATGAATGGTTCAGCTAATAATGGCTGTATGAATGGTTCAGCTAATAATGGCTGTATGAATGGTTCAGCTAATAAAGGCTGTATGAATGGTTCAGCTAATAATGGCTGTATGAATGGTTCAGCTAATAATGGCTGTATAAATGATTCAGCTAATAATGGCTGTATAAATGGTTCAGCTAATAATGGCTGTATGAATGGTTCAGCTAATAATGGCTGTATGAATGGTTCAGCTAATAATGGCTGTATAAATGGTTCAGCTAATAATGG AGGATTTGAACTCAGGAGCCATGATCACCGGAACCATGACTACGATATTAGCGATCGTCT GTCGAGCTTCAGCTCCCGAACCAAAACATCCAATCATGCAATGGCTCTTGTTCCAGAACAACGTAATCCCGTCCGTTTCCCCAAGAATGAACCACCGTGCAGTTCCTCTTCAGAGGAACTGCACGGTGGTTCTGAACCTTTTGCGTGCAACCTCAAAGAACCTTTTGCGTGCAACTGA